From the Alloalcanivorax dieselolei B5 genome, one window contains:
- a CDS encoding LOG family protein — protein MNVAVFCGSSSGVDPIYEQQARALARTLVAQGHGLVYGGGRVGLMGVIADAVLEAGGEVIGVIPQALKDREIQHTGITELHVVADMHQRKAMMAELADGFIAMPGGAGTLEEIFEVWTWAQLGYHYKPCGFFNVIGYYDGLIGFLEHMVEQGFMKPAYREMLTVDADPGALVAAFADYRAPVAKWEKG, from the coding sequence ATGAACGTTGCGGTGTTTTGCGGTTCCAGTTCCGGTGTCGATCCCATCTATGAACAACAGGCGCGGGCGCTGGCCCGGACGCTGGTGGCACAGGGGCATGGCCTGGTCTACGGTGGCGGCCGGGTGGGACTGATGGGCGTGATCGCCGATGCGGTGCTGGAGGCCGGCGGCGAGGTTATCGGGGTGATTCCCCAGGCGCTCAAGGATCGGGAAATTCAGCACACCGGGATTACCGAATTGCACGTGGTGGCGGACATGCACCAACGCAAGGCGATGATGGCGGAACTGGCGGACGGTTTCATCGCCATGCCCGGTGGCGCCGGTACCCTGGAAGAGATCTTCGAGGTGTGGACCTGGGCGCAGCTGGGCTACCATTACAAGCCCTGCGGTTTTTTCAACGTGATTGGCTATTACGACGGCTTGATCGGTTTTCTTGAACACATGGTGGAGCAGGGCTTCATGAAGCCCGCTTACCGGGAAATGCTCACCGTGGACGCGGATCCCGGGGCGCTGGTGGCGGCGTTCGCCGATTACCGGGCGCCGGTGGCGAAATGGGAGAAGGGGTAA
- a CDS encoding TraR/DksA family transcriptional regulator has translation MNEDDRKEMKDRLTALRHELEDTLAHSEDASKPVALDQPSIGRLSRMDALQGQAMAQETRRRQQHQLLRIERALRDLDNDDYGYCDDCGGDIDPRRLRVDPTARLCLTCAQSREA, from the coding sequence ATGAACGAGGATGATCGCAAAGAAATGAAGGATCGGCTAACCGCGCTGCGGCACGAGCTTGAGGACACTCTGGCGCACAGTGAAGACGCCAGCAAACCGGTGGCCCTGGACCAACCCAGCATCGGCCGGCTGTCACGAATGGATGCCCTGCAGGGACAGGCCATGGCACAGGAAACGAGGCGACGCCAGCAACATCAGTTGCTACGGATCGAGCGGGCCCTCAGGGACCTGGACAACGATGACTATGGCTACTGCGACGACTGTGGCGGGGACATCGATCCACGCCGGCTGCGTGTCGACCCGACGGCGCGCCTGTGCCTGACTTGCGCCCAATCCCGGGAGGCGTGA
- a CDS encoding NAD(P)H-dependent flavin oxidoreductase, whose product MRLPPALARRLRLPLIAAPMFRVSGPELVIAACRQGVIGSFPTANCRTVEEYDRWLSEISAALTPEDAPFCPNLIMRRRSLKEELACLLKHKVEMVITSVGAPEPVIAPLHDIGCLVFADVANVRHAEKAIAAGADGLILLTAGAGGQTGWANGFAFARAVRALFDGPMVMAGGISDGQALWAAQALGCDLGYMGTKFIATRESLAADGYKQMLVDSRLDDIMLSRAFTGLETNTLRPSVIAAGLDPDDLPTDMTEQRAAALYGGGSGHSGPKRWVDVWSAGHSVSGVGGVPSVAELVAGTVQEYRRARAETLALLHANGGG is encoded by the coding sequence ATGAGATTGCCGCCTGCTCTTGCCCGCCGGCTGCGCTTGCCGCTGATCGCCGCGCCCATGTTCCGGGTCTCCGGGCCGGAACTGGTGATCGCCGCCTGCCGTCAGGGTGTGATCGGTTCGTTTCCCACCGCCAACTGCCGCACGGTGGAAGAGTACGACCGCTGGTTGAGTGAAATCAGCGCCGCGCTGACGCCTGAAGACGCCCCGTTTTGTCCCAACCTGATCATGCGACGGCGGAGCCTGAAGGAAGAGCTGGCCTGCCTGCTGAAACACAAGGTGGAGATGGTGATCACCAGTGTTGGCGCGCCGGAGCCGGTGATCGCGCCGCTGCACGACATCGGCTGTCTGGTGTTCGCCGATGTGGCCAATGTCCGCCACGCGGAGAAGGCCATCGCCGCCGGCGCCGACGGCCTGATTCTGCTCACCGCCGGTGCTGGCGGCCAGACTGGCTGGGCCAATGGCTTCGCTTTCGCGCGGGCGGTGCGGGCCCTGTTCGATGGCCCCATGGTGATGGCCGGAGGCATCAGCGATGGCCAGGCGCTGTGGGCGGCCCAGGCCCTGGGCTGTGATCTGGGCTATATGGGCACCAAGTTCATCGCCACCCGGGAAAGCCTGGCGGCGGACGGCTACAAACAAATGCTGGTGGATTCCCGGCTGGATGACATCATGCTCAGCCGTGCCTTCACTGGTCTGGAAACCAATACGTTGAGGCCGTCGGTGATCGCCGCCGGTCTTGATCCGGATGATCTGCCCACGGATATGACCGAGCAGCGCGCCGCGGCTTTATACGGCGGTGGTTCCGGCCATTCCGGCCCGAAACGCTGGGTGGATGTGTGGAGCGCCGGGCACTCGGTGTCCGGCGTCGGCGGAGTGCCGTCGGTGGCGGAACTGGTGGCGGGCACCGTGCAAGAATACCGGCGGGCGCGGGCGGAAACCCTGGCGTTGCTGCATGCCAACGGTGGTGGATAA
- a CDS encoding AMP-binding protein, with the protein MQDAHDVGLTLGTLVLRTLARYPDRTAFTWEGGELSYRGAADLIGRLQKVFLNHGLQRGDRVAVLSANRADGWCAGVAAQLCGAATTALHPKGALADHQFQLEDCDAAFLVADAEAFGDVGAALSVRPGMTTFTLTAAQYGIDLSRAVAQAGTATARDLAHASDIATLNYTGGTTGRAKGAFRRHQALVASAVAILADFELPRRPYYLAVAPVSHVSGTKVLPTLIRGGCVHLMHGFDTGEVLAAIERRRINFTLMVPTMLYSLLDDARLAKTDLSALELLLYGASPMSPTRLAEGMDRIGPVFAQLFGQTECYPITYLPKEDHDPAHPQWLASCGFPVSSNRIALLDDEGHAVPLGEAGEICVRGPSMMEGYWNQPEQTEEAMQFGWLHTGDVARADEQGRLYIVDRKKDMIVTGGFNVYTRAVEDVLSAHPAVAMAAVIGVPDPRWGEAVTAIVVCHPGEQVAARTLIQQVKDLKGAAHAPKKLEFVDALPLTSLGKIDKKALRARYWAGQSRQIG; encoded by the coding sequence ATGCAAGACGCTCACGATGTCGGTCTGACGCTGGGCACGCTCGTCCTGCGTACGCTGGCACGTTATCCGGATCGCACCGCCTTTACCTGGGAAGGCGGGGAGCTCAGCTATCGCGGTGCCGCAGACCTGATCGGCCGCCTGCAGAAGGTCTTTCTGAACCATGGCCTGCAGCGTGGCGACCGGGTCGCCGTGCTCAGCGCCAACCGGGCCGATGGCTGGTGCGCCGGGGTCGCGGCGCAGCTCTGCGGTGCGGCCACCACCGCTTTGCATCCCAAGGGGGCGTTAGCCGATCACCAGTTCCAACTGGAGGACTGTGACGCCGCTTTCCTGGTGGCGGACGCCGAAGCGTTCGGTGACGTCGGCGCGGCGTTGTCGGTCCGGCCGGGGATGACCACGTTTACCCTGACGGCGGCGCAGTACGGCATCGACCTGAGTCGGGCCGTGGCGCAGGCCGGTACGGCGACGGCTCGTGATCTGGCCCACGCCAGTGATATCGCCACCCTGAACTACACCGGCGGCACCACCGGGCGCGCCAAGGGCGCGTTCCGTCGCCATCAGGCGCTGGTGGCTTCCGCCGTGGCGATCCTGGCGGATTTCGAGCTGCCGCGCCGGCCCTATTATCTGGCGGTGGCGCCGGTCAGCCATGTGTCCGGTACCAAGGTGTTGCCGACGCTGATTCGTGGCGGCTGTGTGCATTTGATGCATGGCTTCGATACCGGCGAAGTGCTGGCGGCGATCGAGCGGCGGCGGATCAATTTCACCTTGATGGTGCCGACCATGCTCTACAGCCTGCTGGACGACGCCCGCCTGGCGAAGACTGATCTGTCTGCCCTGGAACTGCTGTTGTACGGCGCCTCGCCCATGTCGCCGACCCGGCTGGCCGAAGGCATGGATCGGATCGGCCCGGTGTTCGCGCAACTGTTCGGCCAGACCGAATGCTACCCGATCACCTATTTGCCAAAGGAAGACCATGACCCCGCCCATCCACAGTGGCTGGCGTCCTGCGGCTTCCCCGTCTCCTCCAACCGTATCGCTCTGCTGGACGACGAGGGCCATGCCGTGCCGCTTGGCGAAGCGGGGGAAATTTGCGTACGCGGTCCGTCGATGATGGAAGGGTACTGGAACCAGCCGGAGCAGACCGAGGAGGCGATGCAGTTCGGCTGGCTGCATACCGGTGATGTGGCGAGGGCGGATGAACAGGGCCGGCTGTATATCGTGGACCGCAAGAAGGACATGATCGTGACCGGTGGTTTCAACGTCTACACCCGCGCGGTGGAGGATGTGCTCAGCGCTCATCCGGCGGTGGCCATGGCGGCGGTGATCGGCGTGCCGGATCCGCGCTGGGGCGAAGCGGTCACCGCCATCGTGGTTTGCCACCCGGGAGAGCAGGTAGCGGCGCGAACCCTGATCCAGCAGGTCAAGGATTTGAAAGGCGCCGCTCACGCACCGAAAAAGCTGGAATTCGTCGATGCCCTGCCACTGACCAGCCTGGGCAAAATCGACAAGAAAGCGCTGCGGGCCCGTTACTGGGCCGGCCAGAGCCGGCAGATAGGATGA
- a CDS encoding isocitrate lyase, with amino-acid sequence MSQYLKEIEALSSVVGANNTWHDINPESAVRMRLQNRFKTHLDIAKYNAKIMREDMAAYDADTSKYTQSLGCWHGFIGQQKLISIKKHFGSTKGRYLYLSGWMVAALRSEFGPLPDQSMHEKTVVADLIRELYTFLKQADAWELNHLFRALDDAKAAGDEAKQAEIISQIDNFETHVVPIIADIDAGFGNPEATYLMAKQLIEAGACCIQIENQVSDEKQCGHQDGKVTVPHADFLAKINAVRYAFLELGVDDGVIVARTDSLGAGLTKQIAVTNEPGDLGDQYNAFLDGDIIESAADINNGDVVIKSNGKLLKPKRLASGLFQFKAGSGIDRVVLDCITSLQNGADLLWIETEKPHVGQIAEMVNRIREVVPDAKLVYNNSPSFNWTLNFRQQVFDAWEKEGKDVSAYDRDRLMSADYDSTELAQLADEWTRNFQRDASREAGIFHHLITLPTYHTAALSTDQLAKGYFGDEGMLAYVAGVQRREIREGVATVKHQDMAGSNIGDDHKEYFSGEAALKAGGKDNTMGQFENI; translated from the coding sequence ATGTCACAGTACCTCAAAGAGATCGAAGCACTGAGCTCCGTGGTTGGTGCCAATAACACCTGGCACGACATCAACCCGGAATCCGCTGTTCGCATGCGCCTGCAAAACCGCTTCAAAACGCATCTGGACATCGCCAAGTACAACGCCAAGATCATGCGCGAAGACATGGCGGCCTACGATGCGGACACCTCCAAGTACACCCAGTCCCTGGGTTGCTGGCACGGTTTCATTGGTCAGCAGAAGCTGATTTCCATCAAGAAGCACTTTGGCAGCACCAAAGGCCGGTACCTGTACCTGTCCGGCTGGATGGTCGCGGCCCTGCGTTCCGAGTTCGGTCCGCTGCCGGATCAGTCCATGCACGAGAAGACCGTGGTGGCCGACCTGATCCGCGAACTGTACACCTTCCTCAAGCAGGCCGACGCCTGGGAACTGAACCATCTGTTCCGTGCCCTGGACGACGCCAAAGCTGCTGGTGATGAGGCTAAACAGGCCGAGATCATCAGCCAGATCGACAACTTCGAAACCCACGTTGTGCCGATCATCGCCGACATCGATGCTGGCTTCGGTAACCCGGAAGCCACCTACCTGATGGCCAAGCAGCTGATCGAAGCCGGTGCTTGCTGTATCCAGATCGAGAACCAGGTTTCCGACGAGAAGCAGTGTGGTCACCAGGACGGTAAAGTGACCGTTCCCCACGCCGACTTCCTGGCCAAAATCAATGCCGTTCGCTACGCCTTCCTCGAGCTGGGCGTTGACGACGGCGTGATTGTTGCCCGTACCGACTCCCTGGGCGCTGGCCTGACCAAGCAGATCGCCGTGACCAACGAGCCGGGCGACCTGGGCGACCAGTACAACGCCTTCCTGGATGGCGACATCATTGAAAGCGCCGCCGACATCAACAACGGCGACGTGGTGATCAAGTCCAACGGCAAGCTGCTCAAGCCGAAGCGTCTGGCTTCCGGTCTGTTCCAGTTCAAAGCCGGCTCCGGTATTGACCGCGTGGTTCTGGACTGTATCACCAGCCTGCAAAACGGCGCCGATCTGCTGTGGATCGAAACCGAGAAGCCGCACGTGGGCCAGATCGCGGAAATGGTGAACCGTATCCGTGAAGTGGTGCCGGACGCCAAGCTGGTGTACAACAACAGCCCGTCCTTCAACTGGACCCTGAACTTCCGTCAGCAAGTGTTCGACGCTTGGGAGAAGGAAGGCAAGGACGTGTCCGCTTACGACCGCGACCGCCTGATGAGTGCCGACTACGACAGCACCGAGCTGGCTCAGCTGGCCGATGAGTGGACCCGGAACTTCCAGCGCGACGCGTCTCGCGAAGCGGGTATCTTCCACCACCTGATCACGCTGCCGACCTACCACACCGCTGCTCTGTCCACCGATCAGCTGGCCAAGGGTTACTTCGGCGACGAAGGCATGCTGGCCTATGTAGCTGGCGTACAGCGCCGCGAGATCCGCGAAGGCGTTGCCACCGTGAAGCACCAGGACATGGCCGGTTCCAACATCGGTGATGACCACAAAGAGTACTTCTCCGGTGAAGCCGCGCTGAAAGCCGGTGGTAAAGACAACACCATGGGTCAGTTCGAGAACATCTAA